Genomic DNA from Nitrospinota bacterium:
TTTCTCTAACACCACAAAATCCTCTTTTGCCTTGAACAATCTTACAATAATGAGGACAGAGATAGCATCTAACCGTTTTATCACCTATATTCTCATAGAACATTGCTTCTTTCATATTTTTATCACTCTTTCAATTCTATTGTTTAGAAAAAAATTATAATTTTTAATTGTATAAAGAGACAAAACTATTGTCAAAGAGAAATTGTCTTCAAGAGGATCTATAGAAACATCGGAGAATTCGAAAATTAATGAAGACTAAGGACAGATAAGCTAAGGTAAATATATGGATTGAGATCTAAAAATTATTAAGATAAATGGATTAATTTTTTTTGAGATTAAAAAGGGAGAGTAATTTGAAAACAATATTATTCTTTTTAAATTCAGGATTCGTTTCGATATCCAGCATTTTAATGTTTCCTTGATAGCTTACAATATTTGGATTTATGGTGATATTTGCCAGTTTTCGTGTTACGTTTTTTATTTTTTGGGATTCTTTCTGGATTACCTTAAGTTTATTAACTATCTTTTTGTTAAGATCATTTTCTTTTTGCAACAGAAGTTCTAAATTTAGCAAGACTACCATTAAAGGCGTATTGATTTCATGATTGATTGTTGCAGCAATCTGAGTTATTGCATCAAACCTTTCTTTTTCAATTGATTCTTTATCCTGTTTTAAGAAATTTTCTTTCAATAGCAATCACCCTCTACTAAAATTTCTGGACTAAATAAAAAAAATTTTTAAACTTTTTTGATCCTTCCACCTATTAATAATTTATTTATTTCTTCTTTATTGAATCTCCATTGCTTTCCTATTTTGTATCCTGGTATTTTGCCTTCTTTTGCATATTTATAAACAGTTACTTCATTCAATTTAAGATAATCAGCGAGTTCTTGAGCAGTTATTATTTCCATAACTCTATTTTTTTATTCTGAAGAAGTACAATAGAATTTAAATTTCTCAATATAAACTCTTTTAAGTAAATTTGAGCAATATTCATACCAATTGAGTCAAATTAATATAAAATGAGTGAGAAAGTGATATTAATCAATTAATTTATAAAGAGTTA
This window encodes:
- a CDS encoding histidine kinase dimerization/phospho-acceptor domain-containing protein, producing MKENFLKQDKESIEKERFDAITQIAATINHEINTPLMVVLLNLELLLQKENDLNKKIVNKLKVIQKESQKIKNVTRKLANITINPNIVSYQGNIKMLDIETNPEFKKNNIVFKLLSLFNLKKN
- a CDS encoding helix-turn-helix domain-containing protein; this translates as MEIITAQELADYLKLNEVTVYKYAKEGKIPGYKIGKQWRFNKEEINKLLIGGRIKKV